One Aegilops tauschii subsp. strangulata cultivar AL8/78 chromosome 7, Aet v6.0, whole genome shotgun sequence genomic window carries:
- the LOC109732931 gene encoding uncharacterized protein: protein MVFEDESSDDLSGLQISSSSDGMHYQIPASIEDQDYNGLEKAPEGLCVEHRLPTELRVAFESFETGRRFLVCAQPEAVNCGFLAWADPEWPPTMQNALLKLWEMFEDSRTARRKDNLESSLTIHHLKEEKRNLDANYDKLVEDVHQLLSAQEDRVLDFSSLQAKEKRDERASASVVAVMKNEMEKKEAENFKMKEKYKVLMNLVEAQGTVIRNMKMNHLKEKEKLAEGNNNLKIQVDELTKSLEKVTEENVQLNLHMSDLKKGHKNLIKRRDEVKLQLVVQLKSLEKSKEKLKLIHDILKE, encoded by the exons ATGGTCTTCGAGGATGAGAGCAGCGACGACTTGTCCGGCCTGcagatctcctcctcctccgacgggATGCATTATCAG ATTCCTGCTAGCATTGAAGACCAAGACTACAATGGCTTGGAGAAGGCACCAGAGGGGCTCTGTGTGGAGCATCGGCTGCCAACTGAGCTCCGTGTAGCTTTTGAATCATTTGAGACAGGCAGGAGGTTTCTAGTTTGTGCTCAGCCT GAAGCTGTAAATTGTGGTTTCCTTGCTTGGGCTGACCCAGAGTGGCCTCCCACAATGCAAAATGCATTGTTGAAGCTTTGGGAAATGTTTGAAGACAGCAGGACTGCTAGGAGGAAGGATAACCTGGAAAGTTCACTTACTATCCACCACCTTAAAGAAGAGAAAAGGAATCTAGATGCCAACTATGACAAACTAGTTGAAGATGTCCATCAACTTCTCAGTGCCCAGGAGGACAGGGTGTTGGATTTCAGCTCTCTGCAAGCTAAGGAGAAGAGAGATGAGAGAGCTAGTGCATCAGTTGTGGCTGTCATGAAGAATGAGATGGAGAAGAAAGAGGCAGAGAACTTCAAGATGAAAGAGAAGTACAAAGTGTTGATGAACCTGGTAGAAGCTCAAGGCACTGTCATTAGGAACATGAAGATGAATCATTTGAAAGAGAAGGAAAAGCTAGCTGAAGGCAACAACAATTTAAAGATTCAGGTTGATGAGCTCACCAAGTCTTTGGAAAAAGTCACAGAAGAGAATGTGCAGCTGAACCTTCACATGTCTGATCTCAAGAAGGGACATAAGAATCTGATAAAACGCAGGGATGAGGTAAAGCTCCAGCTTGTTGTTCAGTTGAAGTCACTGGAGAAGAGCAAAGAGAAGTTGAAGTTGATCCATGACATCTTGAAGGAATGA